From a single Eleginops maclovinus isolate JMC-PN-2008 ecotype Puerto Natales chromosome 20, JC_Emac_rtc_rv5, whole genome shotgun sequence genomic region:
- the ngfb gene encoding nerve growth factor, with product MRSSMLVLFLLFSAQAVAAIIGAAQQQGPDNNSNTIPTVDPKLFTKRRYLSPRVLFSDQPPDADPAGSQGGGRRARRRAGQPQHRGVYSVCDSISHWVGNKTKATDISGNEVTVLPDVNINNVNKKQYFFETTCHSERSGSSGCLGIDARHWNSYCTNSHTFVRALTSFKNLVAWRLIRINVACVCVLSRKSWRQ from the coding sequence ATGAGGTCGTCCATGCTGgtcctgttcctcctcttcagtgCCCAGGCTGTGGCCGCCATCATAGGAGCAGCACAGCAGCAGGGTCCAGACAACAACTCCAACACCATCCCCACAGTGGACCCAAAGCTGTTCACCAAGCGCCGCTACCTCTCACCCAGGGTGCTCTTCAGCGACCAGCCGCCTGATGCAGATCCGGCGGGGTCACAGGGGGGCGGAAGGAGGGCCCGCAGGCGAGCAGGGCAGCCTCAGCACAGAGGAGTCTACTCAGTGTGCGATAGCATCAGTCACTGGGTGGGAAACAAGACCAAAGCCACAGACATCTCAGGCAACGAGGTGACAGTGCTGCCGGACGTGAACATCAACAATGTGAACAAGAAGCAGTACTTCTTTGAGACGACGTGCCACAGCGAGCGCTCAGGCAGCTCCGGCTGTTTGGGGATCGATGCCAGACACTGGAACTCCTACTGCACCAACTCACACACTTTTGTCCGAGCCCTGACTTCCTTTAAGAACCTGGTGGCCTGGAGGCTCATACGGATCAAcgtggcctgtgtgtgtgtgctgagccGTAAGTCATGGCGGCAGTAA